A stretch of DNA from Cryptomeria japonica chromosome 4, Sugi_1.0, whole genome shotgun sequence:
CACACATGTGAATCAATCTATGATTTACCCCAATTGAACTATGGATTGTCAGGCCATTGTCGTTAAAAGATTCACAAACTCTTATGCTAATGTGATCTAGTAGTAGAGCCCTCTAATACGATGTCATAGATGCCTTTCAATTTAAGGTTTGTGGAAAGAAAAAAATCTCAGTTATAGTCATTTGAGGACAATAATGTCTGGGATTTAGTATAGAGAGAGTGACAATTGTGACTACGAGAATAATGATTACATTTGCTTGCAGTATGTACACAACATATAGGTATGTTTGCCTAGCACACCATCACTCTCTACTAAGTTTTAAGGCTTTACTTTGACATTTTTCTTCAGGTGGCTTTTTTGTTTTCGCAGCTCCAAATTTTATGTAAGAAAAATATGAGAAAACCATTGacaaattaaacaaattaaagtgtTACAATTTCAGTATAATATCTATCAATGTAAAATTGTTCAATATACGAAATGAATGCTTATGACCTTTCATTTGTAACTTTAACGACTTATTGATAACTTTCATTTGTAATCTACATTGATTCCATAGAAAAAATTTGTGAGATGTGGTAGACCTGATCCCTAATTTAATTTACTTCTATCATTCTATGAACTGTCACGTAAACATAATTGCCGTACAAATATCTTACTCAATCTTTCCGAAGATGTGGTGGGACTCATACCTAATCCTAAAGCGATCAGAAACATTCTGAGCCTCAAACAACAATGACCatgaatttaaaaactaaaataaaaacagAAGATTTAAGGTGGCCTGAGAAAACAACGCTACAGGTGGGTTCTATCCTCGattgatttatttttttcaattctaTGAGAAAATTGCATTTTTTTGTATGAAATTTTTTCAGGAAGAATGCCAAGCGTTCTCAATGTTGAATCTATTATTAAGCGTGGTACCAGGACTGCGCTATCATCTCTTTTATCCATCTGCGGGGATTGTCTATTAGCATTTTGAAATACGATGGCTTTGGGCCAAATTGGACATCCCTTCAATGTATGGTCACATGGAAGGAACTATGGTCTTTTCCCTTGCAATGCACATCATTGCTTTGCAGAAACTAATTTGAATGCTAGGGGTCGCTGTTTGAGCAAAACCCATATTAGGGGCATCTCTGGAAAGGGTAGAAGGACAGGCTTCAATATGACCAAATGCTCGTCTTCAGAAAGCGCTCGTGCAGAGCCTTTAGAATCCAATGGAGTAGTTGAACTGCCTCTGTTCCCACTCCAATTGGTGCTTTTCCCTGATGCGAATCTGTCTTTGCAGATATACGAATATAGGTACAGAATGATGATGCACACCCTCCTGCAAACAGACCTTAGGTTTGGGGTAATCTACACAGATGAGTTCTCTGGTGTAGTTGAAGTGGGCTGTGTTGCGGAGGTCGTTAAGCATGAGAGGCTTTTAGATGGCCGGTTCTACTTGATATGCAAAGGGCAGGAGAGGTTCAGAGTGATCAAATATGTGAGGACTAAGCCTTATCTGGTGGCAGAGGTTCAGTGGTTGGAGGATAAACCCTCTGACAGACAGGAGGATTTAGAGAAGCTTGCAAATGAAGTGGAAACCCACATGAAGGATGTGCTCAGGCTGTCCAATAGATTGGCTGGTAAAGCTGACGAGGAATCCTATGACGATATTAGGAAGGGTCGCTTTCCAACTCCCTTTTCGTTCTTTGTTGGCAGCTGCTTTGGAGCGTCACCAAGAGAGCAGCAAGCACTCTTGGAATTGGAGGACACCTCAATGCGGTTGAAGAGGGAGAAAGAGACACTGCGGAACTCTCTGAATTACTTGTCTGCAGCAACTGCTGTAAAAGATGTTTTCCCATCTTCTGATTAATTGGCTTCTTAATACGGTAAATGTTTCTACGGAGAAGAAACCTTGCTTTGTTGTAATTTACTTAGAAGATCATGGACAGAAGCTTCCCATATTATTTctaaagaaatctttttgtctcatccCCTTATACACATGTAAACAGTCAAGTATATGTTGAGATAACTAATAGACTTTGGCTGGAAAAAAGATAGTTTTTTTTCAGCTTGAAAAAGGGAATGTAATGATTACGATTTAAAAGAAATATGAAGGTTCTCATGCAATTTTGTGATACTCAATGAAGAGAAACCTCTATGGGGTTGCATACGACATGATATTTTGATTGGAATATGTATTTACATACTATATAATGTGCTTATCAGAAGTTGGAACTAAGACATGATGAAAATAATGTTTTTTCCTATATCTTTAACGAataaaatggaacaaattctaAAATTTTAAGCTTCATTTGTGAAAGTAGCGTAGCCAGCACGAAACTTCGGTTCAGCATCCATAACCACATATCCTGGtggatatttttaaatataaaacagCTATACACTTATAGAATCATATACAGCTGAAACATAAATTTAAAAATCTAGGTGTTTGTCTTGCAAATATATGTAGTTTCCAGGCTTTCTTTTCCCATTCACACGCAACCTTAAATCCTTATTATTCTTTCTCTATAATCTTTAGTAGTCAGATGTATAAATCAcctatctatcaatcaaatctagGCTTGAATACATATCTGGAAATAATAAAGGATAGGACAGAAATGCACCAGTTATCCTAGAAATGGTCTATTACTTTGGGTACGCTTCAGATAGAAATCAACCATAGGTTTTAATTGAAGGCTTATCTATCCAAGATTTCAAAGTTGTTATTTGTGTGGCACACGTCTAGGATGTTCATTGTCCAAGGTACCTGTggattatttttttcatttttagaaaTTGAATATTCGTAGTAACAGCAACTATTTTCCATTGCTTTACCATTTAAGCATTAAATGGCCGAATAGAAAACTGACAGTTATGTGAGCTAATCAGATAAAAAAGGTGATGCTACTAACAGAACTATGCAGAAGAGCATGCATTAGAAAAACAAACAACTCAATGACTAGGCATTGTACCTAGACTAATTCCATATATGATAACTTCTTAGAGCGTGCACGTGCAAGATCGTAGCTCCGCTGTTGATCTTTGTATTCAGATGCTAATTTAACAAGATTAGTGCTTTAGGATACAAAGGGGTAATATAGTGACAGCCCATCATGCTTAAGCAGATGCAAATGATCTTTATACACAAAAGGGATGACAACCATCGATATAGCTTACCATAAGGAGAAGGTTTTTGAATTCTTCGTTTTTTTCCAATTAATCATTAATGCCATGCATCCTAGGAGGCAATTAAATGACTTTTCACTCATAGTTGTCTCCATGTGATACTGGTCGGTACCACAAGATTTTCTAGCAGGCCTTCAATAAGGTTGTGTTGCAGCCATGCTTGCAAGACGTGTGGATGGAGGTTttctaattaaatatttagatgAAAAGTTCTTCCCCAACATGTAGTCGATAAAATGAAATGCCGTTGCCTCTATTTCAAAAGTTTAGTCACAGTAGATGAGCTACTAAGCTCTCCAATTTTCATCCTTTAAAGCTTTTGCTTTGGCAGTGGCACTTTCAGCACATGCTGTATGATGCACAGAATCCCTGTTGGAACAAATACCCTTTTTCATCCTGTTTCAGGCGGCATTATTTTTGCCAATAATCTGGTTTTTCCTTAGCCTCTAACATTGCTGATGACCAACCAAAACTTTATAACCCTCCTGTTTGTATTAGGTCTCATATACCTTGcaatttctattatttattttctagTATTTATATGCTCAAATAGAAAATGGCGCCCCATTTGAGGTGGCTTTTTACGCCATCTGTAATTTGTAATATAATGTGTTGTAAGAAGCATCTAAAGCAATGTCATTGTAAGATGTTTAAGAGATTTTATGATGCACGAGAGCATGGAAAGAGAGAGTGAATTGTGGAGAAAACATAGTAAGATTCTTGAGAGGACGGAGAAATCCAAAGTAGAGCACCCAAATTTTGTGGAGTTATGAAGTGAGGTTTCATTCTAATTAAGGTTTGTTGACTCAATGATTAGTGGGTATTAGATTTTGTGCCATGATTTGGCTGTCATAGTTGCCTATGGTTTTAACCAAGCTtgaaaaactcggattttgcaataactcaaggccaaaaaattttaaaaactcgggactcgccaaaactcggcgaaaaactcggcaaaactcggcaactttatcgaacatttgaaaatacattttttttttatatataattcaaaaacacacatttacaccaaatttgtataacatatatgattttcatgatatataaatcaaatttttttggtaatacatagcaacaaatgcaagtatcatagcataaaccaaaaaccaagtgcaacatatgaataagagttcaatacatatcaacatatcatagtgacagtctcatagagttatagagtcatagaccacaaaacaagaacctctgaaattctgattacatatcaagttcaaagtttggtatcaatgagaataagaaatcataaattgcgtctacgactaaagctcaaaacagatcgtggccgctgggtgggtggtgctgaagtagtggcaacatcctcaacactaacaggtgcctctgctgcatgatcaacctcctgctcctcctcacgtgctgccacttccgcatcccattcctctcttgccctctccaactcactcagctgctcattagtaagg
This window harbors:
- the LOC131033460 gene encoding uncharacterized protein LOC131033460 codes for the protein MALGQIGHPFNVWSHGRNYGLFPCNAHHCFAETNLNARGRCLSKTHIRGISGKGRRTGFNMTKCSSSESARAEPLESNGVVELPLFPLQLVLFPDANLSLQIYEYRYRMMMHTLLQTDLRFGVIYTDEFSGVVEVGCVAEVVKHERLLDGRFYLICKGQERFRVIKYVRTKPYLVAEVQWLEDKPSDRQEDLEKLANEVETHMKDVLRLSNRLAGKADEESYDDIRKGRFPTPFSFFVGSCFGASPREQQALLELEDTSMRLKREKETLRNSLNYLSAATAVKDVFPSSD